A genome region from uncultured Fibrobacter sp. includes the following:
- a CDS encoding T9SS type A sorting domain-containing protein, translating to MNIRLLYTTIAALSIAAMAFYQWDGETEKVNTELDNATATAGYWFEFNDSIDSGLSKIIWPVEKGSEWDENSYQPIVDFCHGICGHVVLSGAALDFDPYVGVGFNVVGYASLTDSTPVPGDASAWGGIKISYTCTFAPVLELDLGEDVNKALGNDKPVYKLPKSTGGTTKEIPWEEFAQGGWGKGEKITGPEAATKLVAIRFKIQSRDSTEGSFHIYQIGPLPNKPLISDAPRALRSAPGVNTIVAGRRVSFTGITSSASVEIINLRGQIVKKGSVQGTSALDLSALDAGVYVVRASGNSVDFSGKIVLK from the coding sequence ATGAATATTAGGTTATTATACACTACCATTGCTGCACTGTCCATTGCAGCAATGGCTTTTTATCAATGGGATGGCGAAACAGAGAAGGTCAATACAGAACTTGATAACGCAACCGCAACGGCTGGTTACTGGTTCGAGTTCAACGATTCCATTGATAGCGGCCTTTCCAAAATCATATGGCCGGTCGAAAAGGGTTCTGAATGGGATGAAAACTCCTATCAACCCATAGTTGACTTCTGCCACGGCATTTGCGGCCATGTCGTGCTTTCCGGTGCAGCCTTGGACTTCGACCCGTACGTCGGAGTCGGTTTCAACGTCGTCGGTTACGCAAGTCTAACGGACAGCACCCCAGTACCAGGTGACGCAAGCGCTTGGGGCGGCATAAAGATCAGTTATACATGCACCTTCGCTCCCGTACTTGAATTGGATCTCGGAGAGGATGTCAACAAGGCACTAGGAAACGACAAACCGGTTTACAAACTCCCCAAGAGTACCGGTGGCACCACAAAGGAAATTCCCTGGGAAGAATTCGCACAGGGCGGTTGGGGCAAGGGAGAGAAGATTACCGGCCCGGAGGCCGCCACCAAGCTTGTCGCAATCAGATTCAAGATCCAGTCCAGGGACAGTACGGAAGGAAGTTTCCACATATACCAAATCGGACCATTACCTAATAAGCCGCTTATAAGCGATGCACCCAGGGCTCTCCGTTCCGCTCCGGGCGTAAACACCATCGTTGCCGGCCGCAGGGTTTCCTTCACCGGGATTACGTCCAGCGCCTCCGTCGAGATTATCAATCTCCGGGGACAGATAGTCAAGAAGGGCTCCGTGCAGGGGACTTCCGCTCTTGACCTTTCCGCCCTTGATGCAGGCGTCTACGTAGTCCGCGCTTCCGGTAATTCAGTCGATTTCAGCGGCAAGATTGTCCTGAAGTAG
- a CDS encoding TIGR02147 family protein — translation MKPITEYNDYRCCMQDFYDERKRTSSFTWREFARLAGFTSPTYLKLVCEGKSSLSELGIERVASAMNLGGFECAYFRYLVRYNQAKDDETKKNAFASMKDIAKANKIRVVDSDAFTYFESWKNPVLRELVAMMPGATPEAVAEMCWQPITADEVRKSLDFMVSVGILKRKSKNVYVQTDKGLVGNSEVMPLVVRSMHREMAGFAQKAIDAFGIQERDVSGVTMGIDREAYEQIVRELDSCRRKIVAIANMSKDPCQVYRLNLQMFPLSKITHKKNEG, via the coding sequence ATGAAACCGATAACGGAATATAACGATTATCGCTGCTGCATGCAAGATTTTTACGATGAACGTAAACGGACGAGTTCGTTTACTTGGCGAGAATTTGCCCGTTTGGCGGGCTTCACTTCGCCAACGTATTTAAAGCTGGTCTGCGAAGGGAAAAGTAGTCTTAGTGAACTAGGAATTGAAAGAGTGGCTTCGGCCATGAATTTGGGAGGTTTTGAATGTGCTTATTTCCGCTATTTGGTGCGGTATAACCAGGCGAAGGATGACGAAACTAAAAAGAACGCCTTCGCCAGCATGAAGGATATCGCGAAAGCCAACAAGATTCGTGTGGTGGACAGCGATGCCTTCACTTATTTTGAATCATGGAAAAATCCGGTCCTGCGCGAACTCGTGGCGATGATGCCGGGGGCTACTCCCGAGGCTGTTGCCGAAATGTGCTGGCAGCCAATTACTGCTGATGAGGTTCGTAAATCCTTGGACTTTATGGTGAGCGTTGGAATCTTGAAACGTAAATCCAAGAATGTCTATGTGCAGACGGATAAGGGCTTGGTCGGAAATTCCGAAGTGATGCCTTTGGTGGTGCGCTCCATGCACCGCGAAATGGCGGGCTTTGCTCAGAAGGCCATTGATGCATTTGGCATCCAGGAACGTGATGTTTCCGGTGTGACGATGGGGATTGACCGCGAAGCCTATGAACAGATTGTGCGGGAATTGGACTCCTGCCGCAGAAAAATTGTGGCTATTGCCAACATGAGTAAGGACCCATGTCAAGTTTATCGCTTGAACTTGCAGATGTTTCCTTTGTCGAAAATTACACATAAAAAAAATGAGGGTTAA
- a CDS encoding carbohydrate-binding domain-containing protein, with protein MSILKTIPFGIASVFIIACSDSSSSVSPQESALQGDGNLTEISSGATTDTPDVQQTGEKTPATNPNSSGSQASDPAQKPGSAATATSAGTSPASSASQTIPTVKPGEGSDDNEEDDNVNLDGSETTLTFSGTDVTIANDNGCLEKAAGVVTVKCSGNYYLTGTASDYQVIVNTAATDTGKVDLFLNGVSLKSSDAPIYVQNAEKAELHLVKGTTNSVEDGATRSKTYTVNSGTDTTKAAIYAKDDLSIKGSGSLTVKANYNNGIHTSNDLKIKKSTGTLNVTAANCGLKGKASLTINGGTITVNAAMGDGIKSDEDDAAALAQGKGNVKIAGGTITITAGYDGISANNTVLITKGETTEEPTIKITAGGGQTCLGNSTGGGQGGRPGGGFGFGMEGNSCAPDSSMKGFKADSNIVIEAGKIEINSRDDGIHSDGDLTITGGFATVKTDDDGIHAEKTLTIKGGTVEVTMAYEGMEAAYMNFEGGVTSVITTDDAWNAAGANASSSTGGNNGGRGGPGGGGGFGFGSDGSKIKVTGGFHYLYVGTGDTDGMDSNGDIDMTGGVVIIECRMNGGMGGMVDSNGETNIKGGKMLGFGTNNSEEGTQYSVTFTAGNYYGTSEIAFKPTFNGSKMVSNVGQPAAVSSVDGMQKQCFGSSTTNCVYYK; from the coding sequence ATGAGTATTCTCAAGACTATCCCGTTCGGTATCGCATCCGTATTCATCATTGCCTGTAGTGACAGTTCCTCCAGCGTGTCTCCGCAGGAATCCGCGCTCCAGGGCGACGGAAACCTCACAGAAATTTCTAGCGGAGCGACAACGGACACCCCCGACGTGCAGCAGACCGGCGAAAAGACTCCCGCCACGAACCCGAACAGTTCGGGCTCGCAGGCCAGCGATCCCGCGCAAAAGCCCGGCTCCGCAGCGACGGCGACAAGTGCCGGCACCTCCCCCGCAAGTTCTGCATCTCAGACCATTCCGACAGTAAAGCCCGGCGAAGGTTCCGACGACAACGAGGAAGACGACAACGTGAACCTCGACGGTTCCGAGACGACTCTCACGTTCAGCGGTACCGATGTCACCATCGCCAACGACAACGGATGCCTCGAGAAGGCGGCCGGAGTCGTCACCGTCAAGTGCTCCGGCAACTACTACCTCACGGGCACAGCCAGCGACTACCAAGTCATCGTGAACACCGCGGCGACCGACACCGGCAAGGTGGACCTCTTCTTGAACGGGGTATCGCTCAAGAGCAGCGACGCGCCCATCTACGTGCAGAACGCCGAAAAAGCGGAGCTCCACCTAGTCAAGGGCACCACGAACTCCGTCGAAGACGGCGCGACGCGCTCCAAAACATACACGGTCAACAGCGGAACGGACACGACGAAGGCCGCCATCTATGCAAAAGACGACTTGAGCATCAAGGGCAGCGGAAGCCTCACCGTCAAGGCGAACTACAACAACGGCATCCACACGAGCAACGACCTCAAAATCAAAAAGAGCACCGGTACCCTGAACGTCACCGCCGCAAACTGCGGCCTCAAGGGCAAGGCATCGCTCACCATCAACGGCGGAACTATCACCGTGAACGCAGCCATGGGCGATGGCATCAAGAGCGACGAAGATGACGCCGCAGCGCTCGCACAGGGCAAGGGCAACGTCAAGATTGCCGGCGGTACCATCACCATCACGGCGGGCTACGACGGCATCAGCGCGAACAACACCGTGCTTATCACCAAGGGCGAGACCACCGAAGAACCAACCATCAAGATTACGGCAGGCGGCGGCCAGACATGCCTCGGCAACAGCACCGGAGGCGGCCAAGGCGGGCGTCCGGGCGGCGGCTTCGGTTTCGGCATGGAAGGCAACTCCTGCGCCCCCGACTCAAGCATGAAGGGATTCAAGGCCGACTCGAACATCGTCATAGAGGCGGGCAAAATCGAAATCAACAGCCGTGACGACGGCATCCACAGCGACGGCGACCTCACCATCACCGGCGGATTCGCGACAGTCAAGACAGACGACGACGGCATCCACGCCGAAAAAACATTGACCATCAAGGGCGGCACCGTGGAAGTCACCATGGCCTACGAGGGCATGGAAGCGGCCTACATGAACTTCGAGGGTGGCGTCACGAGCGTGATCACCACGGACGACGCCTGGAACGCGGCCGGAGCAAACGCATCGAGCAGCACCGGCGGGAACAACGGCGGACGCGGAGGCCCGGGTGGCGGTGGCGGCTTCGGTTTCGGCAGCGACGGTAGCAAGATCAAAGTTACCGGTGGTTTCCACTACCTCTATGTGGGCACGGGCGACACCGACGGCATGGACAGCAACGGCGATATTGACATGACCGGCGGAGTCGTCATCATCGAATGCCGCATGAACGGCGGCATGGGCGGCATGGTCGATTCCAACGGCGAAACAAATATCAAGGGCGGCAAGATGCTCGGCTTCGGCACAAACAACTCCGAAGAAGGCACGCAGTACAGCGTGACCTTCACTGCCGGCAACTACTACGGCACTTCCGAAATCGCCTTCAAGCCGACATTCAACGGCAGCAAGATGGTCTCGAACGTGGGCCAGCCCGCCGCCGTGAGCAGCGTCGATGGCATGCAGAAGCAATGCTTCGGCTCGAGCACCACGAATTGCGTGTACTACAAGTAA